From Apilactobacillus bombintestini:
TTCATAAGTGATTTCTTCATAGTTAGCACCACCGACACCAGTAGCCTTATCAATAGCACGTTGAATGTTATCTTTAGGCATGTTGGCAGCATGTGCTTTATCAATTACAAGACGTAATTGTGGGTTTCCATCAGCTTCTGCACCTCCAGCTTTAGCAGCTTGGTATAGGTCACGAGATAACTTTTGGAAAATCTTACCACGTTTTTTATCTTGGGCGCCTTTACGTCCTTGAATGTTATGCCATTTTGAATGTCCTGACATAATCACAGCACTCCTCTCAAATTCTAAATTATCGTTAGATTACAAACATAATAAATTATATCAAGGCCACGATAATTAATCAAGTATTCATAAATTATACTTATCTAGTAGACTTTCTTTCTACGATTCCGTATCCTAAAATAACATTTCTATCGTCTACTTTTTCTTTATTCATAATTTTAGTCAATAGTCTCATTGCAACGGCACCAATATCATATAGCGGCTGAGTTATAGATGATAGTTGTGGACGAACCATTTTTGCAATTTTAGTGTTGTTACTTGTAAATAATTCAAAATCTTCTGGAACACTAATATTACGGTCAGTCATACCATTTAAAATACCAGCTGCCAACTCATCATTAGTTACAACAGCAGCTGTTATCTTTTGTTTCCAAAGACTTTCAGCCAAATTATAGCCTGCATCATAAGTTCCTTCTGTTTCAAAAACTAATTTATCATCAAAATCAACACCATTATCTTTTAAGGATTCTTTATAACCTTTTAGACGATAGTCTTTATTAATTGCTTGTCTTAAAGAACCAGATATAAAGGCAATCTTATTATTGCCGTGTTCAATTAATCTATTAGTTTCATCTTTAACAGCATCAACATAATTGATGTTAACACTAGGAGATGTATAGCTTGTATCTACTGATCCAGCCATAACAATTGGGCAACTAGAACGCTTAAATTCAGCTCTTAACTTATTGTTAATTTCATTTCCCATAAATATAATTCCATCAACTTGCTTACTTTGTAAGGTATTTAAAACAGTCGCTTCTTTTTCTGGATTATCATCTGAGTTAGCTAAAATGATATTGTACTTGTACATAGTAGCAATATCATCTATCCCCCTAGCTAGTGATGAAAAATATCCGTCTGTGACATCTGGAATTATTACACCTACAGTTGTGGTTTTCTTGCTTGC
This genomic window contains:
- the ccpA gene encoding catabolite control protein A; translated protein: MEKQNVTIYDVARESGVSMATVSRVLNGNSNVRQATKDKVLAVINELDYRPNAVARGLASKKTTTVGVIIPDVTDGYFSSLARGIDDIATMYKYNIILANSDDNPEKEATVLNTLQSKQVDGIIFMGNEINNKLRAEFKRSSCPIVMAGSVDTSYTSPSVNINYVDAVKDETNRLIEHGNNKIAFISGSLRQAINKDYRLKGYKESLKDNGVDFDDKLVFETEGTYDAGYNLAESLWKQKITAAVVTNDELAAGILNGMTDRNISVPEDFELFTSNNTKIAKMVRPQLSSITQPLYDIGAVAMRLLTKIMNKEKVDDRNVILGYGIVERKSTR